The segment AATCTAAAGTCATACCAATTTCTAACTGAAAATATTGCCTGAAAGCATCAACTAAAGATAAGTTATAATTCAATTTGTTTTCAATATGAACTTTGGTGTATTGACCCAAAAGAAAGATACTTAGCCCTGTTCTCATACTTCTCGCGTAATTTGCCAGTACATTAGAAGAACAGAGCCAGATCTCTAATGTTCCTCACATTGTTTTAGTTCTCAGAGATGGGAGGTTTCAATAATGTAATTTGTAATGTCCAAGTGGTGGTTGTGAAGTTGTATTGGAAATGATCATAAGGCCCTGAACAAGGTTGAATTCCTTCATATCTATAACCTATAACTCTACAGATGTGGCAAGGTTATGTAATGATTACTGGGTACACGACGACTGATAATTATTAGAAACATGCCCAACCATATCCTCGCCAAGATTGACCAAATCAAGAGAAAAACTGACAAGACTATGTACTTGGTATTACCAACTCTGAACAGCCTTTTGCAATAATTCAAATGCAATGCAAGTTGATATATAGATAGAATTGAATGTACCAAAATGAGTTCGCCTTGAGGAGGTTCGATCCCTGTGCCAACGACCATGTCACAGTATCCAAGCCCAGAGGGTGCAAATGTGAGCTCACAAGATTCCTCCTCCTTTTTCTCTTCCTCTGCTTCAGCTGCAATTGGCATAGTCATTGTAGCTGCTAATAGCCCACAACCCAATTCAACAAACCTTCTTCTGGAGTTAACAGGGTGAGGTCTTGTGCACTCTGAGGTGACAGGGTCGAATACAATCCCTCCATCTGGTGATAGTTTTTCCAGCCTGCAGACATCGGACTGCCTGCATTTCAAGCGCACAGGGCGCTCGGCCGAGGGGAAAGCTCTGTCAAAGATTGGTCTCTGGGTAAGAGGGAGGATTGATGCAGCCGCCATTGCATTGAATTTCGATGTGGCTCGAGATAAGAAAAACTGTGGCAATTATTTCAAATATCCGTTCAGGTTTAAATTCTATAACCCAAGTGGGTTGATCCATTATCCACCCATTAGATTGCCAAGACTACTCTTGTGGTGAACACCCCAACTTAGAAATGGCATATTTAAAAGGGGCATAttattagcatatatatatatatataaaaagtaaGTCATCAGATACAAAGCTTTAATTTAAATATGTTTTAAGtggaataaataaaaattaaaacttcAATATGTGTTGGCTTAGGGacatattattaattttaattagttAGATGTAATTAAATCAATATAATTTTAGTTCATGTgttcatttattattattaaaatattttatttttttaattggaaAAATGTGTATTAATAAAGAAACAATTTATAATAGAGATGTCTTATTAGTACTTGTCTTGATTATTGCAATGGGTTGTGTGACTTGTTATTATTCAATTGAATTTTTTCTTTGGATGctctttttcaatttttaaatagttaacatgcatgatttttaagttttcaaattgtAGAAATTGTTTTCCTTCAATCTTATTGGCTCAAATAAAGTTTTAggtacattaaaataatatttagtttgttttaattttcttttcaaattatttagaAATCCTCATACACTTTATATAAATATTTGATAAATCTaaactttttttttatttgatatatgAATAATTTTTGCCTTTATTATTCAAACTAGgtgaaaatattttgatgctaattaattgattattaagTAATTGTGAAAATCTTGGTAGTTACCATTAGAAGATAACCAATCTTTTACTTTTCAAGTAATTTATAAATAGCTCTTGGTTGATTAGGTTAGGTTAGCATTATGCTCATCCAATTTAATACTATTATTATTAAACATTATTAATATAGTCATAAAAATTATaatcatataatttttaaaataaaaaaaattctaataattaaagtattaatattgttaataatatAATAAGTccacaataataatataaaattaatatttttataataaaaattaaatataagatTAGATTATGGTTAAAATTGTATATCGTTTCATTCAATAAATATTAATGtaatatattacaaaataatagtgtttaagaaaataatacaatgaatatcagtgaaaaataatataataataaatacaatgtaatataacaaaaaatGATCTCACTTTTCTCTCTTTTGCTAAAagtaaatatttaaattttctttacTATTATTGAAGTAtaatttatgatttgttcattaatcacattctcaaataaatattaaattttagatGAGCTATAATATtcttaattgaaaaaaattaaatattgtttGCATAAATTTATAAAATGAATAGTTTTACTAAGCCTCTCatttatttattgcatttataTGTACTAGTTTGATTGAGTTCTTCGATTTGGTTATAATTAATATAGTAAATTATTAATAcaaatagggttaggattatagttcaattaggattagattTATAGCTTAGTGTTAgcgcttaattaaataattaagagtagtagggttcaattagggttaggactatgattcaattagtgtttaattaaagttcaaaaataaatttttgagttTGGATTAAATTATAGTTATAATTCAAacatggttagggtaaggatttaATTAGGATAAGGGTTAGGTATAAAGTTAAATTGGAGTTAGGGTTAAGGATCAATTAGCCTTATAGGTAAAACTtttgatttagggttagggttaaattatggttaggattcaaaGAGATTAGGAATAAAATTCAATTTAGATTAGAGTTATAATTCGAATTAGAGAGAGGACTTTTATTAGAGttaaaatagggttagggtaagggttaagattagggttcaatttagGTTAGGGATTATAGTTAGAGTTCAAATAAGATTACaacttaattagggttaggattaaattaaAGTTACACAAAACTATTAATCTCTTGTATTTGCTAATTGTTTGAAAAAAGCATACTCAATTACTATTACATATCTAAacggcaagtactagccactacgcGGTACTTGTTAAAAAACTATTGAGTTGATGTATTTTGATTAATTGGTTTGTACAATAATTAAGACATTCACTTAATGTATTAAAATTTAACTTGAAAGCCTAAAAATTAAGGATATCGTGTTCTTCATCAACAATACATTTTGATGGATTCCAACATAATATTTTTAACGTTTAAGTTAGTTTCTCCataaattccttttctttttccttatatATCCATTTTAGGAAGGTATATGGGTCACAATTGATGGTGGATAATTTTTTCCTTTGATCTTAATTCTTTGTTTATATGAGATATTCTTGATAGCCAATAGCTTGACATTAAGAGTAGGATAAAGAACATGATTAGAATATTGATTGGGTGCTTATTCCATATGACCAACATCTACTAAATGGGAGGTGGGGATCCATGTTAGATGACCAAGATCTAACCCTTGGTTTTAATTTTACAattttatgaaaaacatcatggcatggtatgtaatttttttaatttttagactacttgttaaaatatttttcctcacCTAATATGTATGGCTTCAAGGTGTGAAGTCATTATACCTTCTTTTATATAATTTAAAccacgagggcttcacttagtgaacctaggttatagcacatgtgttcatggcatactaaagaatccccctattttcaaaaaatattgccctaaactccttttttctcaccccctcccaatacatagtccgaattaaaagcccccctattttaaccaaatattgtattttttcttaGTCGGAaataaaaacccccctattttcatcgataggcaatatattgcaccctcatttatGGGATATTAGACCCCCCAAtttgaatgcatgtgatataataatgcctagccagtgaagcccccgtgaATTAAACATGATTTATGTGATAATATATAGCATTATATCATTAAAACTAAAAATATAAGGACATAGATCTTCAAtaacttttttatatttttaaattatgtaaaaaaaattaacaTCGTAAATTTTAACCTTGTAtaattcacacctcatgtttgtgctcctactttagcatgtcctatcttcATTCCCTCTAGGCATGTTTTGACACCTTTTTACTCCAAATCTGATGTCACTTGATTGCACAGATGAGTGGACCCCATCCCAAAGGCTATGCCTCCTTATTTGTTGGTATGTTCATCCTATGTTTGGAGGACAAGGGCATTGTGGCACCCCTTTCTAGACTAGGGTGCCCCACCACCTTGGTCCTCCTTAAATAAGAACCATTTCAAATATGGGTAAGCATTTCACCTCTCCAATGGATTTTGGTCCGCATGGCTACACTTGACCGTTCGAGGTcagcctaatcaataatttacctagggaaccctatataaaaacATCTTATCTATTCATTTTGACATACACACTCTATCCACAATACATCATAACATTTGTGCATTCAACATCAAgtattctcaagcattcaaggtagCATTTCATCCCAACATATCattcaagcatcatggagcaaagtcacatcaatcttcatgcaaacatgtgtgtttgattaggtcattcatgatCATGTCTTTGTCATGTTATTGTGttcaacatttgtgatcacatctaaagagcattgcatcatcaatattCTATCAAACATTGTAAAGCTGAGGTATATCTTCCAatatttacttcagtatttacattTCCTATTtctattcaattcaaggttaattcctaaactggggtttgatccAAGGctaacccctctctctctctctctctctctctctctctctctctctctctctctctctctctctctctctctctctctctctctctctccaagaaATTGATTTAGATATTGCgatcaaagatttcaacaaaatagacGACAACAAATAGGTTCATCTTTTACAAGTGTGAAATGTGAAGGCACAAGTAGCCTCACTGCCTTGGTCCCAAGAATTTTGCCTGATCTTCTGATAATTGATCATGTGCATCTCCCTAATCCGAATAACATCCTACTTACCTACTTGGAAGCTGTAGGACTAGGTCACCCTACCATCCTAGTCTTGACAATTTGGCCCAGATTTTCAGCTACAAGTTCCAATTCACTCTCTCTTCTCAAATCTCTATTTGTGGCTTAGTGTGAAGTCTAGAACATTTTATTATCACTATTTTGGTTCAATTCTCCATTGTTTTTCCCTAGATCCAACTttacaattcaaatccaatttcaactcTCTAAAAggggaaacaataaacaagaaaaTCCAATAAGCCTCCTAGCCCTCTTCTCTAATTAAATTGTGTCTAGATGTATTGGATTCCACCCCCATTTTAAATGTAAGGTTGATC is part of the Cryptomeria japonica chromosome 10, Sugi_1.0, whole genome shotgun sequence genome and harbors:
- the LOC131026957 gene encoding photosynthetic NDH subunit of lumenal location 4, chloroplastic isoform X2, translated to MAAASILPLTQRPIFDRAFPSAERPVRLKCRQSDVCRLEKLSPDGGIVFDPVTSECTRPHPVNSRRRFVELGCGLLAATMTMPIAAEAEEEKKEEESCELTFAPSGLGYCDMVVGTGIEPPQGELILIHYTGRFLDGTVFDSSYKRNKALILRIGVGKENVIYLAILRCCMTWCILGLLNKIRSYGT
- the LOC131026957 gene encoding photosynthetic NDH subunit of lumenal location 4, chloroplastic isoform X1; this encodes MAAASILPLTQRPIFDRAFPSAERPVRLKCRQSDVCRLEKLSPDGGIVFDPVTSECTRPHPVNSRRRFVELGCGLLAATMTMPIAAEAEEEKKEEESCELTFAPSGLGYCDMVVGTGIEPPQGELILIHYTGRFLDGTVFDSSYKRNKALILRIGVGKVIPGWDQGILGGDGVPPMLAGGKRKLRIPPELAYGQYSVGCYAGKCNIPGNSTLLYDMVYLGPFK